One stretch of Prionailurus viverrinus isolate Anna chromosome C1, UM_Priviv_1.0, whole genome shotgun sequence DNA includes these proteins:
- the E2F2 gene encoding transcription factor E2F2 isoform X1, which produces MLRGPRALAPAAGPPSKGLPAMSPTELWPPGLSSPQLCPATTTYYTSLYPQTVPPTAAPGTCLDATPHGPEGQAVRCVPAGRLPAKRKLDLEGIGKPAVPEFRTPKGKCIRLDGLPSPKTPKSPGEKTRYDTSLGLLTKKFIYLLSESKDGVLDLNWAAEVLDVQKRRIYDITNVLEGIQLIRKKAKNNIQWVGRGMFEDPTRPGKRQQLGQELKELMSTEQALDQLIQTCSLNFKHLTEDKANKRLAYVTYQDIRAVGSFKEQTVIVVKAPPQTRLEVPDRSEENLQIYLKSTQGPIEVYLCPEEVQEPESPTKEPFPSPSPLGPIPDSTQPSSSTDPGMTEPMASPGPALTPQQALQLPAPPPPPLPLVPLEATDSMLELPHPLLQQTEDQFLSPTLPCSSPLIGFSPPLDQDDYLWGLDGGEGISDLFDSYDLGDLLIN; this is translated from the exons ATGCTGCGAGGGCCCCGGGCCCTGGCTCCAGCCGCCGGGCCGCCCTCGAAGGGACTGCCCGCGATGAGCCCTACAGAGCTGTGGCCGCCCGGTCTCAGCAGCCCCCAGCTCTGCCCGGCCACCACCACCTACTACACCTCGCTGTACCCGCAGACTGTGCCTCCCACTGCGGCGCCCGGCACCTGCCTCGACGCCACCCCCCACGGACCGGAGGGCCAAGCTGTGCGATGCGTGCCCGCTGGCCGGCTGCCG gCCAAAAGGAAGCTGGACCTGGAGGGGATCGGGAAGCCAGCAGTCCCTGAATTCCGGACCCCCAAGGGGAAGTGCATTAGACTGGACGGCCTCCCCAGCCCCAAAA CCCCCAAGTCCCCTGGAGAGAAGACTCGGTATGACACGTCGCTGGGGCTCCTCACCAAGAAGTTCATTTACCTCTTGAGCGAGTCCAAGGATGGCGTCCTGGACCTGAACTGGGCGGCTGAGGTGCTGGACGTGCAGAAGCGGCGCATCTACGACATCACCAACGTGCTGGAGGGCATCCAGCTCATCCGTAAGAAGGCCAAGAACAACATCCAGTGGGT AGGCAGGGGAATGTTTGAAGACCCGACCCGACCTGGGAAGCGGCAGCAGCTGGGGCAGGAGCTGAAGGAGCTGATGAGCACGGAGCAGGCCTTGGACCAGCTCATCCAGACCTGCTCTCTGAACTTCAAGCACCTGACCGAGGACAAGGCCAACAAGAG ACTGGCCTATGTGACTTACCAGGACATCCGTGCTGTTGGAAGCTTCAAGGAGCAGACAGTGATCGTTGTCAAGGCCCCTCCTCAGACAAGACTGGAAGTGCCCGACAGGAGCGAG gaGAACCTGCAGATATATCTGAAGAGCACGCAGGGACCCATCGAAGTCTACCTGTGCCCAGAGGAGGTGCAGGAGCCGGAGAGTCCGACCAAggagcccttcccctccccctcccccctcggcCCCATCCCTGACTCCACCCAGCCCAGCAGCAGCACTGACCCTGGGATGACAGAACCCATGGCATCTCCAG GACCAGCGCTGACTCCCCAGCAGGCCCTGCAGCTGCCAGCGCCTCCGCCGCCACCACTGCCGCTTGTGCCCCTGGAGGCCACCGACAGCATGCTGGAGCTGCCACACCCACTTCTGCAGCAGACCGAGGACCAGTTCCTGTCCCCCACCCTGCCGTGCAGCTCCCCCCTGATCGGCTTCTCCCCGCCTTTGGACCAGGACGACTACCTGTGGGGCCTGGATGGGGGCGAGGGCATCAGCGACCTCTTCGACTCCTATGACCTCGGGGACCTGCTGATTAACTGA
- the E2F2 gene encoding transcription factor E2F2 isoform X2, whose amino-acid sequence MLRGPRALAPAAGPPSKGLPAMSPTELWPPGLSSPQLCPATTTYYTSLYPQTVPPTAAPGTCLDATPHGPEGQAVRCVPAGRLPAKRKLDLEGIGKPAVPEFRTPKGKCIRLDGLPSPKTPKSPGEKTRYDTSLGLLTKKFIYLLSESKDGVLDLNWAAEVLDVQKRRIYDITNVLEGIQLIRRGMFEDPTRPGKRQQLGQELKELMSTEQALDQLIQTCSLNFKHLTEDKANKRLAYVTYQDIRAVGSFKEQTVIVVKAPPQTRLEVPDRSEENLQIYLKSTQGPIEVYLCPEEVQEPESPTKEPFPSPSPLGPIPDSTQPSSSTDPGMTEPMASPGPALTPQQALQLPAPPPPPLPLVPLEATDSMLELPHPLLQQTEDQFLSPTLPCSSPLIGFSPPLDQDDYLWGLDGGEGISDLFDSYDLGDLLIN is encoded by the exons ATGCTGCGAGGGCCCCGGGCCCTGGCTCCAGCCGCCGGGCCGCCCTCGAAGGGACTGCCCGCGATGAGCCCTACAGAGCTGTGGCCGCCCGGTCTCAGCAGCCCCCAGCTCTGCCCGGCCACCACCACCTACTACACCTCGCTGTACCCGCAGACTGTGCCTCCCACTGCGGCGCCCGGCACCTGCCTCGACGCCACCCCCCACGGACCGGAGGGCCAAGCTGTGCGATGCGTGCCCGCTGGCCGGCTGCCG gCCAAAAGGAAGCTGGACCTGGAGGGGATCGGGAAGCCAGCAGTCCCTGAATTCCGGACCCCCAAGGGGAAGTGCATTAGACTGGACGGCCTCCCCAGCCCCAAAA CCCCCAAGTCCCCTGGAGAGAAGACTCGGTATGACACGTCGCTGGGGCTCCTCACCAAGAAGTTCATTTACCTCTTGAGCGAGTCCAAGGATGGCGTCCTGGACCTGAACTGGGCGGCTGAGGTGCTGGACGTGCAGAAGCGGCGCATCTACGACATCACCAACGTGCTGGAGGGCATCCAGCTCATCC GCAGGGGAATGTTTGAAGACCCGACCCGACCTGGGAAGCGGCAGCAGCTGGGGCAGGAGCTGAAGGAGCTGATGAGCACGGAGCAGGCCTTGGACCAGCTCATCCAGACCTGCTCTCTGAACTTCAAGCACCTGACCGAGGACAAGGCCAACAAGAG ACTGGCCTATGTGACTTACCAGGACATCCGTGCTGTTGGAAGCTTCAAGGAGCAGACAGTGATCGTTGTCAAGGCCCCTCCTCAGACAAGACTGGAAGTGCCCGACAGGAGCGAG gaGAACCTGCAGATATATCTGAAGAGCACGCAGGGACCCATCGAAGTCTACCTGTGCCCAGAGGAGGTGCAGGAGCCGGAGAGTCCGACCAAggagcccttcccctccccctcccccctcggcCCCATCCCTGACTCCACCCAGCCCAGCAGCAGCACTGACCCTGGGATGACAGAACCCATGGCATCTCCAG GACCAGCGCTGACTCCCCAGCAGGCCCTGCAGCTGCCAGCGCCTCCGCCGCCACCACTGCCGCTTGTGCCCCTGGAGGCCACCGACAGCATGCTGGAGCTGCCACACCCACTTCTGCAGCAGACCGAGGACCAGTTCCTGTCCCCCACCCTGCCGTGCAGCTCCCCCCTGATCGGCTTCTCCCCGCCTTTGGACCAGGACGACTACCTGTGGGGCCTGGATGGGGGCGAGGGCATCAGCGACCTCTTCGACTCCTATGACCTCGGGGACCTGCTGATTAACTGA